From one Bos indicus x Bos taurus breed Angus x Brahman F1 hybrid chromosome 7, Bos_hybrid_MaternalHap_v2.0, whole genome shotgun sequence genomic stretch:
- the DOCK6 gene encoding dedicator of cytokinesis protein 6 isoform X1: protein MAAAERRAFAHKINRTVAAEVRKQVSRERSGSPHSSRRCSSSLGVPLTEVVEPLDFEDVLLSRPPDVEPGPLRDLVEFPADDLELLLQPRECRTTEPGIPEDGKMDAQVRAAVEMYTEDWIIAHRRYQHLSAAYNPITTETQRERQKGLTRQVFEQDTSGDERSSPEDSDDPRHSSGSLDDTPRSSGASGIFDLRNLAADSLLPSLLERVAPEDVDRRNEALRRQHRPRALLALYPAPDEDEAVERCNRPEPPREHFGQRILVKCLSLKFEIEIEPIFGILALYDVREKKKISENFYFDLNSDSMKGLLRAHVTHPAISTLARSAIFSVTYPSPDIFLVIKLEKVLQQGDISECCEPYMVMKEVDTAKNKEKLEKLRLAAEQFCTRLGRYRMPFAWTAVHLANIVSSAGQPDRDSDSEGERRPTWTDRRRRGPQDRMSSGDDACSFSGFRPATLTVTNFFKQEAERLSDEDLFKFLADMRRPTSLLRRLRPVTAQLKIDISPAPENPHFCLSPELLHVKPYPDPRGRPTKEILEFPAREVYAPHTSYRSLLFVYPHSLNFSSRQGSVRNLTVRVQYMAGEDPSQALPVIFGKSSCSEFTREAFTPVVYHNKSPEFYEEFKLRLPACVTENHHLLFTFYHVSCQPRPGTALETPVGFTWIPLLQHGRLRTGPFCLPVSVDQPPPSYSVLTPDVALPGMRWVDGHKGVFSVELTAVSSVHPQDPHLDKFFTLVHVLEEGAFPFRLKDAVLSEGTVEQELRASLAALRLASPEPLVAFSHHVLDKLVRLVVRPPVIGGQIVNLGRGAFEAMAHVVSLVHRSLEGAQDTRGHCPVLAAYVYYAFRLPGTEPSLAGGAPPLTVQPATLARGPGRPASLYLARSKSISSSNPDLAVAPGSVDDEVSRILASKGIDRSHSWVNAAYAPGGSKAVLRRAPPYCGADPRQAIDRSSSRTSSCLESSSSSLPTTQPRPTMQKLLHEELALQWVVSGSAVREAVLQHAWFFFQLMVKSMTLHLLLGQKLDTPRKLRFPGRFLDDIAALVGSVGLEVITRVHKDMELAERLNASLAFFLSDLLSLVDRGFVFSLVRAQYKQVATRLQSAPNPAVLLTLRMDFTRILCSHEHYVTLNLPCCPLSPPASPSPSVSSTASQSSTFSSQAPDPKVISMFELSGPFRQQHFLAGLLLTELALAMEPEAEGASLLHKKAICAVHSLLCGHDADPRYAEATVKARVAELYLPLLSLARDTLPRLHDFAEGPGQRSRLASLLDSDTEGEGDVGGTINPSVAMAIAGGPLAPGSRASISQGPVTAARSGYALSAESSRTLLVCVLWVLKNAEPALLQRWAADLTLPQLGRVLDLLYLCLAAFEYKGKKAFERINSLTFKKSLDMKARLEEAILGTIGARQEMVRRSRERSPFGNQENVRWRKSVTHWRQTSDRVDKTKDEMEHEALVDGNLATEASLVVLDTLEIIVQTVMLSEARESILGAVLKVVLYSLGSAQSALFLQHGLATQRALVSKFPELLFEEDTELCADLCLRLLRHCGSRISTIRTHASASLYLLMRQNFEIGNNFARVKMQVTMSLSSLVGTTQNFSEEHLRRSLKTILTYAEEDVGLRDSTFAEQVQDLMFNLHMILTDTVKMKEHQEDPEMLIDLMYRIARGYQGSPDLRLTWLQNMAGKHAELGNHAEAAQCMVHAAALVAEYLALLEDSRHLPVGCVSFQNISSNVLEESAISDDILSPDEEGFCSGKHFTEMGLVGLLEQAAVYFTMGGLYEAVNEVYKTLIPILEAHRDYKKLAAVHGKLQEAFTKIMHQSSGWERVFGTYFRVGFYGARFGDLDEQEFVYKEPSITKLAEISHRLEEFYTERFGEDVVEIIKDSNPVDKTKLDPQKAYIQITYVEPHFDTYELKDRVTYFDRNYGLRTFLFCTPFTPDGRAHGELPEQHKRKTLLSTAHAFPYIKTRIRVCHREETVLTPVEVAIEDMQKKTRELAFATEQDPPDAKMLQMVLQGSVGPTVNQGPLEVAQVFLAEIPEDPKLFRHHNKLRLCFKDFCKKCEDALRKNKALIGPDQKEYHRELERNYSRLREALQPLLTQRLPQLLAPNTAGLRNSLNRASFRKTDL, encoded by the exons ATACCAGCACCTGAGTGCGGCGTACAACCCCATCACCACGGAGACTCAACGGGAGAGGCAGAAGGGGCTTACCCGCCAGGTCTTTGAGCAGGACACTTCTGGGGATGAGAGGTCCAGCCCCGAGGACTCG GATGACCCCCGACACTCCTCAGGCTCCCTGGATGACACCCCACGAAGCAGTGGTGCCTCTGGCATCTTCGACCTGAGGAACTTGgcggcagattctttgctaccctCACTCCTGGAGCGCGTGGCCCCAGAGGACGTGGACCGGCGTAATGAGGCATTGCGGCGGCAGCACCGGCCCCGAGCCCTGCTCGCGCTCTACCCCGCACCCGACGAG GATGAGGCTGTGGAACGTTGCAACCGCCCAGAGCCACCGCGAGAGCACttcggacagaggatcctggtcaAGTGTCTGTCGCTTAA GTTCGAGATTGAAATCGAGCCCATCTTTGGCATCTTGGCCCTATACGACGTACGAGAGAAAAAGAAG ATCTCAGAGAACTTCTACTTTGACCTGAACTCGGACTCCATGAAGGGGCTACTGCGGGCCCACGTCACCCATCCTGCCATCTCGACCCTGGCCCgctctgccatcttctctgtgACCTACCCTTCGCCTGACATCTTCTTGGTCATCAAG CTGGAGAAGGTGCTGCAGCAAGGAGACATTAGCGAGTGCTGCGAGCCCTACATGGTGATGAAGGAGGTGGACACAGCCAAG AACAAAGAGAAGCTGGAGAAGCTACGCCTGGCGGCTGAGCAGTTCTGCACCCGTCTGGGCCGCTATCGCATGCCCTTCGCCTGGACGGCCGTGCACCTGGCCAACATCGTGAGCAGCGCCGGGCAGCCAGACCGAGACTCAGACTCAGAGGGCG AGCGCCGACCCACCTGGACCGACCGCCGCCGTCGGGGACCCCAGGACCGGATGAGTAGTGGGGACGACGCTTGCAGCTTCTCTGGCTTCCGCCCAGCCACACTAACCGTCACCAACTTCTTTAAGCAG GAGGCTGAGCGGCTCAGTGACGAGGACCTCTTTAAGTTCCTGGCTGACATGCGGCGCCCGACATCCCTGTTGCGACGCCTGCGTCCCGTGACCG CCCAGCTCAAGATCGACATTTCCCCGGCCCCCGAGAACCCCCACTTCTGCCTCTCCCCGGAGCTGCTTCATGTCAAGCCCTACCCAGACCCCAGAGGCCGGCCCACCAAGGAGATCCTGGAGTTCCCCGCCCGTGAGGTCTATGCCCCCCACACCAGCTACAG GAGCCTGCTGTTCGTGTACCCACACAGCCTCAACTTCAGCAGCCGCCAGGGCTCCGTGCGCAACCTCACTGTGCGAGTGCAGTACATGGCAGGCGAGGACCCCAGCCAGGCCCTGCCG GTCATCTTTGGCAAGTCCAGCTGCAGTGAATTTACCCGTGAAGCCTTCACACCGGTGGTCTATCATAACAA GTCTCCCGAGTTCTACGAGGAGTTCAAGCTGCGTCTTCCCGCCTGCGTGACTGAGAACCACCATCTGCTCTTCACCTTCTACCACGTCAGCTGCCAGCCCCGGCCTGGCACAGCCCTGGAGACTCCTGTGGGCTTTACT TGGATCCCACTGCTGCAGCACGGCCGGCTGAGGACAGGCCCCTTCTGCCTCCCTGTGTCGGTAGACCAGCCCCCGCCCAGCTACTCCGTACTCACACCGGAT GTGGCGCTGCCGGGCATGCGCTGGGTGGATGGTCACAAAGGCGTGTTCAGCGTGGAGCTCACAGCTGTGTCCTCTGTGCATCCCCAG GACCCCCACCTGGACAAGTTCTTCACCCTGGTGCAcgtcctggaggagggggccttTCCGTTCCGGCTGAAGGACGCAGTGCTGAGTGAGGGCACCGTGGAGCAGGAGCTGCGGGCCAGCCTGGCGGCCTTACGGCTCGCCAGCCCCGAGCCCCTCGTCGCCTTCTCCCACCATGTACTGGACAAGCTCGTTCGTCTGGTTGTGCGACCCCCGGTCATTGGTGGCCAGATTG TGAACCTGGGTCGTGGCGCCTTTGAAGCAATGGCCCACGTGGTCAGCCTCGTCCACCGGAGCCTAGAGGGTGCCCAGGACACCCGTGGTCACTGCCCGGTGCTGGCTGCATATGTCTACTACGCCTTTCgactgcctggcacagagcccaGCCTCGCGGGTG GGGCACCTCCATTGACGGTGCAGCCTGCCACGCTGGCCCGTGGCCCTGGCCGCCCCGCCAGCCTCTACCTGGCACGCTCTAAGAGtatcagcagcagcaaccccgACCTGGCCGTGGCCCCTGGCTCTGTGGATGACGAGGTCTCCCGCATCCTGGCCAGCAAG GGTATCGACCGCTCACACTCTTGGGTGAATGCTGCTTATGCTCCAGGAGGCAGCAAGGCTGTGCTGCGACGGGCCCCCCCTTATTGCGGGGCCGACCCCAGACAG GCCATCGACCGCAGCTCTAGCCGAACCTCTTCCTGCCTCGAGAGCTCCTCCTCATCCCTGCCCACCACCCAGCCGAGACCCACTATGCAGAAG ctgctGCATGAGGAGCTGGCCCTGCAGTGGGTGGTCAGCGGCAGTGCTGTGCGCGAAGCCGTCCTGCAGCACGCCTGGTTCTTCTTCCAGCTCATG GTGAAAAGCATGACGCTGCATCTGCTCCTGGGTCAGAAGCTGGACACACCCCGCAAACTTCGCTTCCCTGGACGCTTCCTGGACGACATCGCAGCCCTGGTGGGCTCTGTAGGCCTGGAGGTTATCACCCGTGTCCACAAG GACATGGAGCTGGCCGAGCGCCTCAACGCCAGCCTGGCCTTCTTCCTCAGCGACCTGCTGTCCCTGGTGGACCGCGGCTTCGTCTTCAGCCTGGTCCGGGCTCAGTACAAGCAG GTGGCCACGCGGCTGCAGTCGGCCCCCAACCCGGCAGTGCTGCTGACGCTGCGCATGGACTTCACGCGCATCCTGTGCAGCCATGAGCACTACGTGACCCTCAACCTCCCCTGCTGCCCTCTGTCGCCCCCGGCCTCGCCCTCACCCTCTGTGTCCTCCACTGCCTCCCAG AGCTCCACCTTCTCCAGCCAGGCCCCAGACCCCAAGGTGATCAGCATGTTCGAGCTGAGCGGGCCTTTCCGGCAGCAGCATTTCCTAGCCGGGCTCCTGCTGACGGAACTGGCCTTAGCCATGGAACCTGAGGCCGAGGG GGCGTCCCTGCTGCACAAGAAGGCCATCTGTGCTGTCCACAGCCTGCTCTGCGGCCATGACGCCGACCCCCGCTATGCTGAGGCCACCGTGAAGGCCCGGGTGGCCGAGCTATACCTGCCACTGCTGTCACTCGCCCGGGACACGCTGCCACGGCTGCATGACTTTGCTG AGGGCCCAGGTCAGCGCTCAAGACTGGCCTCTCTGCTCGACTCAGACACAGAAGGTGAAGGGGACGTGGGAGGCACCATCAACCCCTCAGTGGCCATGGCCATTGCGGGTGGCCCCTTGGCCCCTGGCTCCCGAGCCAGTATCTCCCAGGGCCCAGTGACG GCTGCTCGCTCAGGCTATGCCCTCTCTGCTGAGTCCAGTCGGACCTTGCTGGTGTGTGTGCTATGGGTCCTGAAGAACGCTGAGCCGGCCCTGCTGCAGCGCTGGGCTGCGGACCTGACGCTCCCTCAGCTGGGTCGTGTCTTGGACTTGCTGTACCTCTGCCTGGCTGCCTTCGAGTACAAG GGGAAGAAGGCCTTTGAACGCATCAACAGCCTCACATTCAAGAAATCACTGGACATGAAGGCCCGACTGGAGGAAGCTATTTTGGGCACCATTGGAGCCCGACAGGAGATGGTGCGACGGAGCCGTG AGAGGAGCCCATTTGGGAACCAGGAGAACGTTCGCTGGCGGAAGAGCGTCACACACTGGAGACAAACCTCGGACCGTGTGGACAA gacCAAGGATGAAATGGAACACGAGGCCTTGGTAGACGGGAACCTGGCAACCGAGGCAAGCCTGGTGGTCCTGGATACACTGGAGATCATCGTGCAG ACGGTGATGCTGTCAGAGGCCCGGGAGAGCATCCTAGGCGCGGTACTGAAGGTCGTGTTATACAGCCTGGGCAGTGCCCAGAGTGCCCTCTTCCTGCAGCACGGCCTGGCCACACAGCGGGCTCTGGTATCCAAG TTCCCAGAGCTGCTATTTGAGGAGGACACGGAGCTGTGTGCCGACCTCTGCTTGAGGCTCCTGCGCCACTGCGGCAGCCGCATCAGCACCATCCGCACCCATGCCAGCGCCTCCCTCTACCTCCTCATGCGCCAGAACTTCGAGATTGGCAAC AATTTCGCCCGTGTGAAGATGCAAGTGACGATGTCGCTGTCGTCCCTGGTGGGAACAACACAGAACTTCAGTGAAGAGCACCTGCGCCGTTCACTCAAGACCATCCTCACCTATGCCGAGGAGGACGTGGGGCTGCGGGACAGCACCTTTGCTGAGCAG GTCCAGGACCTGATGTTCAACCTGCACATGATCCTGACTGACACGGTGAAGATGAAGGAGCATCAGGAAGACCCGGAGATGCTTATTGACCTCATGTACAG GATTGCCCGGGGCTACCAGGGCTCCCCAGACCTGCGGCTGACGTGGCTGCAGAACATGGCGGGGAAGCACGCGGAGCTGGGCAACCACGCGGAGGCCGCGCAGTGCATGGTGCACGCGGCCGCGCTGGTGGCCGAGTACCTCGCGCTGTTGGAGGACAGCCGCCACCTGCCTGTGGGCTGCGTTTCCTTCCAG AATATCTCATCCAACGTGCTGGAGGAGTCCGCCATCTCCGACGACATCCTCTCACCCGACGAGGAGGGCTTCTGTTCCGGGAAGCACTTCACAGAGATGGGGCTGGTGGGGCTGCTGGAGCAGGCGGCCGTCTACTTCACCATG GGCGGGCTCTACGAGGCCGTGAACGAGGTCTACAAGACCCTCATTCCCATCCTGGAAGCCCACCGCGACTACAAGAAGCTAGCTGCCGTGCACGGCAAACTGCAGGAGGCCTTCACCAAGATCATGCACCAG AGTTCCGGCTGGGAG CGCGTGTTTGGAACATATTTCCGTGTGGGCTTCTACGGCGCCCGCTTTGGTGACCTGGATGAACAGGAGTTCGTATACAAGGAGCCATCCATCACGAAGCTGGCTGAGATCTCACACCGGCTGGAG GAGTTCTACACGGAGAGGTTCGGGGAGGATGTAGTCGAGATCATCAAAGATTCTAACCCTGTGGACAAGACCAAGCTGGACCCGCAGAAG GCCTACATCCAGATCACATACGTGGAGCCACACTTTGACACCTATGAGCTCAAGGACCGGGTGACCTACTTCGACCGCAACTATGGGCTGCGAACCTTCCTGTTTTGCACACCCTTCACGCCGGACGGGCGTGCTCACGGCGAACTGCCGGAGCAGCATAAGCGCAAGACATTGCTGAGCACGGCCCACGCCTTCCCCTACATCAAGACCCGAATCCGTGTTTGCCACCGGGAGGAG ACGGTGCTGACCCCGGTGGAGGTGGCCATCGAGGACATGCAAAAGAAGACTCGGGAGCTGGCCTTCGCCACTGAGCAGGACCCTCCTGATGCCAAGATGCTGCAGATGGTGCTGCAGGGCTCTGTGGGGCCCACTGTGAACCAG GGACCTCTGGAGGTAGCCCAGGTGTTTCTGGCTGAGATCCCAGAAGACCCCAAGCTCTTTAGGCATCACAACAAGCTGCGGCTCTGTTTCAAAGACTTCTGCAAAAA GTGTGAGGATGCGCTGAGGAAGAACAAAGCCCTGATTGGGCCGGACCAGAAGGAGTACCATCGGGAATTGGAGCGCAACTATTCCCGCCTGCGGGAGGCTCTGCAGCCTTTGCTCACCCAGCGCCTGCCCCAGCTGCTGGCACCAAACACAGCCGGCCTCAG gaaCTCCTTGAACAGAGCAAGTTTCCGGAAGACTGACCTTTGA